A genomic region of Pseudorca crassidens isolate mPseCra1 chromosome 10, mPseCra1.hap1, whole genome shotgun sequence contains the following coding sequences:
- the HFE gene encoding hereditary hemochromatosis protein isoform X1, translating to MGPRARPALLLLILLWTVATQGRPPRSHSLRFLFMGASEPDLGLPLFEALGYVDDQLFVSYDHESRRAEPRAPWLWGRATSQLWLQLSQSLKGWDHMFIVDFWTIMDNHNQSKVTKMGVLPESHTLQVILGCEVQEDNSTRGFWKYGYDGQDHLEFRPETLDWRAAEPRARTTKLEWEVNKIRAKQNRAYLERGCPEQLQRLLELGRGALDRQALPLVKVTHHVASAVTTLRCQALNFYPQDITMRWLKDRQPLDAKDVEPEDVLPNGDGTYQGWVALAVLPGEEQRYSCQVQHPGLDQPLTATWEPSLSGTLVTGIISGIAVCIILFLIGILFRILRRRQASRGAAGDYVLAECE from the exons ATGGGCCCGCGAGCCCGGCCGGCGCTTCTCCTCCTGATTCTCCTGTGGACGGTGGCCACGCAGGGGCGACCGCCGC GGTCACACTCCCTGCGCTTCCTCTTCATGGGTGCCTCCGAGCCAGACCTTGGGCTGCCCCTGTTTGAGGCCTTGGGCTACGTGGATGACCAGCTGTTCGTGTCCTACGATCACGAGAGTCGCCGTGCAGAGCCTCGTGCCCCGTGGCTCTGGGGCAGGGCCACCAGCCAGCTGTGGCTGCAGCTGAGCCAGAGCCTAAAAGGCTGGGATCACATGTTCATCGTGGATTTCTGGACCATCATGGACAACCACAACCAGAGCAAGG TAACGAAGATGGGAGTGCTGCCAGAGTCCCACACCCTGCAGGTGATCCTGGGCTGTGAAGTGCAAGAGGACAACAGCACCAGAGGGTTCTGGAAGTACGGGTACGATGGGCAGGACCATCTTGAGTTCCGTCCTGAGACGCTGGATTGGAGAGCAGCAGAGCCCAGGGCTCGGACTACCAAGCTGGAGTGGGAAGTGAACAAGATTCGGGCCAAGCAGAACAGGGCCTACCTCGAGAGGGGCTGCCCTGAGCAGCTGCAGCGCTTgctggagctggggagaggggccCTGGACCGGCAAG CGCTTCCTTTGGTGAAAGTGACTCATCACGTGGCCTCTGCAGTGACCACTCTACGGTGTCAGGCTCTGAACTTCTACCCCCAGGACATCACCATGAGGTGGTTGAAGGACAGGCAGCCACTGGATGCCAAGGACGTTGAGCCTGAGGACGTGCTGCCCAACGGGGATGGAACCTACCAGGGCTGGGTGGCTTTGGCTGTGCTCCCTGGGGAAGAGCAGAGATACAGCTGCCAGGTGCAGCACCCAGGCCTGGATCAGCCCCTCACTGCCACCTGGG AGCCCTCGCTGTCTGGCACCCTGGTCACTGGAATCATCAGTGGAATTGCTGTCTGTATCATCCTCTTCCTTATTGGAATTTTGTTCAGAATCTTGAGGAGAAGGCAGGCTTCCA GAGGAGCCGCAGGGGACTATGTCTTAGCCGAATGTGAATGA
- the HFE gene encoding hereditary hemochromatosis protein isoform X2 produces the protein MGPRARPALLLLILLWTVATQGRPPRSHSLRFLFMGASEPDLGLPLFEALGYVDDQLFVSYDHESRRAEPRAPWLWGRATSQLWLQLSQSLKGWDHMFIVDFWTIMDNHNQSKVTKMGVLPESHTLQVILGCEVQEDNSTRGFWKYGYDGQDHLEFRPETLDWRAAEPRARTTKLEWEVNKIRAKQNRAYLERGCPEQLQRLLELGRGALDRQGKLLPPTHRESEVKVLVFLAWVGIPPPDPPSFLFSASFGESDSSRGLCSDHSTVSGSELLPPGHHHEVVEGQAATGCQGR, from the exons ATGGGCCCGCGAGCCCGGCCGGCGCTTCTCCTCCTGATTCTCCTGTGGACGGTGGCCACGCAGGGGCGACCGCCGC GGTCACACTCCCTGCGCTTCCTCTTCATGGGTGCCTCCGAGCCAGACCTTGGGCTGCCCCTGTTTGAGGCCTTGGGCTACGTGGATGACCAGCTGTTCGTGTCCTACGATCACGAGAGTCGCCGTGCAGAGCCTCGTGCCCCGTGGCTCTGGGGCAGGGCCACCAGCCAGCTGTGGCTGCAGCTGAGCCAGAGCCTAAAAGGCTGGGATCACATGTTCATCGTGGATTTCTGGACCATCATGGACAACCACAACCAGAGCAAGG TAACGAAGATGGGAGTGCTGCCAGAGTCCCACACCCTGCAGGTGATCCTGGGCTGTGAAGTGCAAGAGGACAACAGCACCAGAGGGTTCTGGAAGTACGGGTACGATGGGCAGGACCATCTTGAGTTCCGTCCTGAGACGCTGGATTGGAGAGCAGCAGAGCCCAGGGCTCGGACTACCAAGCTGGAGTGGGAAGTGAACAAGATTCGGGCCAAGCAGAACAGGGCCTACCTCGAGAGGGGCTGCCCTGAGCAGCTGCAGCGCTTgctggagctggggagaggggccCTGGACCGGCAAG GGAAACTCCTTCCTCCAACCCATAGAGAAAGTGAAGTGAAAGTTCTGGTCTTCCTGGCATGGGTAGGAATCCCCCCTCCAgatcctccctccttcctgttcAGCGCTTCCTTTGGTGAAAGTGACTCATCACGTGGCCTCTGCAGTGACCACTCTACGGTGTCAGGCTCTGAACTTCTACCCCCAGGACATCACCATGAGGTGGTTGAAGGACAGGCAGCCACTGGATGCCAAGGACGTTGA
- the LOC137231669 gene encoding histone H4 yields MSGRGKGGKGLGKGGAKRHRKVLRDNIQGITKPAIRRLARRGGVKRISGLIYEETRGVLKVFLENVIRDAVTYTEHAKRKTVTAMDVVYALKRQGRTLYGFGG; encoded by the coding sequence ATGTCTGGTCGCGGAAAGGGTGGTAAGGGCCTCGGCAAAGGCGGCGCTAAGCGTCACCGCAAGGTCTTACGGGACAACATCCAGGGCATCACCAAGCCAGCTATTCGTCGCCTGGCCCGCCGTGGTGGTGTCAAGCGCATTTCTGGGCTAATTTACGAGGAGACTCGCGGGGTGTTGAAAGTGTTTTTGGAGAACGTGATTCGGGACGCTGTCACCTACACCGAGCACGCCAAGCGGAAGACTGTCACCGCCATGGACGTGGTTTACGCACTCAAACGCCAGGGCCGCACCCTTTACGGCTTCGGTGGTTGA
- the H1-6 gene encoding histone H1t → MLFARWYVLLYSNVMSEMVPVALADQVPPSMEKPPPQKRGKKPVGLTGESRKTTSASLSKLIIEALSISQDRAGMSVVALKKALAAVGYDVEKNNSRIKLGLKSLVSKGILVQTRGTGASGSFKLSKKVAAEPTKGKVKKPVSTKTKKQVLAGDSKSPQKAKTNKKARTPRKTMAEKAGSSGRKAKGAKGKQQRQSPAKARAGKPKAGNSKLIQLKPNPRKATTKK, encoded by the coding sequence ATGCTATTTGCTAGGTGGTACGTATTGCTCTACTCTAATGTAATGTCTGAGATGGTGCCCGTCGCTCTAGCGGACCAGGTTCCACCGTCCATGGAAaaacctcccccccaaaaaaggggcAAGAAGCCGGTTGGTTTGACAGGTGAAAGTCGCAAGACCACAAGCGCCTCATTGTCCAAGTTGATCATCGAGGCCCTTTCCATTTCTCAAGACAGAGCTGGCATGTCTGTGGTAGCACTGAAAAAGGCGCTAGCAGCCGTGGGCTATGACGTGGAGAAGAACAACAGCCGCATCAAGCTGGGTCTCAAGAGCCTGGTTAGCAAAGGAATTCTGGTGCAGACCAGGGGTACCGGTGCTTCCGGCTCTTTCAAGCTCAGCAAGAAGGTTGCTGCTGAGCCCACCAAGGGGAAGGTCAAGAAGCCTGTTTCTACCAAGACGAAGAAGCAGGTCTTGGCCGGAGACTCCAAATCTCCGCAGAAAGCTAAGACCAACAAAAAAGCAAGGACGCCGAGGAAAACAATGGCTGAGAAAGCAGGTTCGAGTGGCAGAAAAGCTAAAGGCGCCAAGGGCAAACAACAACGGCAAAGTCCAGCGAAGGCCAGAGCAGGCAAGCCCAAGGCTGGGAATTCTAAACTGATCCAGCTGAAGCCTAATCCTAGGAAAGCAACAACCAAGAAGTAA